The Urbifossiella limnaea nucleotide sequence AACGCCAGCCGGCACGCCACACTGCAGAAGCGACGGCTCGAACCCTCGGACCGGACCGCGAACTCCACGTGGCACCCCGGCCGATGACACGAGCACGCCGCGAAATCTTCGGGGATTTCCGCCGGGCGCTGGCCCTCGCACGCCGCCGTGGTCGCCGTCGCAACAACGGCAGGTTCCATCGCCGCCGCTCGCTCCTGTCGTCGCAGACGATACCGAACGTGCTGCGCCCGCCGCCGCTCCCGACCCGACTCGCTCACCCGATACCGACGACTGGCCCGCCACCGCCGCCACTGCTGCGCCGACCGCGCACACGCCTCGCGGCAGTACCGCGACTGCGGACGCGACGGCACAAACGCCTGCTCGCACCCCTTGAGCAGGCACCGGCGAACCCGAGAACGACGCCCCGGCTCTGGCCGAAGCGGTGTCGAACAGTGAAATGACACGGGCCTTCAGGGAGGCTTGTCCCCGACGGTCAAGTCTCGGAGCCAGGTTGACGCCTGGCTCCGAGGCGACTTCTTGCGGGTGGATCCAGTTCACATCACGAAGTGCTTCCAGACTACCACACCGCCCGGCCCACCCGTCCCCGCGAACGACACGCCCACTCCCGCGCCCTGGCTCGGGCCACACCGCGATCAGCCGCGCGCGCCCTGGCCCGGGCCACACCGCGAAAATGGCCCGGTCTTAAGCCGCTGCCGACATGGGAGACGGTCGGGGGCGCGGCCGGTCCTCGTGTGCGCGGCGCCTCATGCTGCCACACCATTCGCAGGTCGTCAGTCACGAGTCCGGCGCGGGACCACCGAGCGACTCTGTAGTGGTCGGTGTGACCAAGTTCATCGGCAGCGCGTAGCACCCCGTCCGACCGAGCCGCTCGAAGCCCATCTCGCGAAAGTACCCGCGCACTCTCATCGCCGCCGACCGGCGGGCGGCCTTCGACTCGTGCCGCGTGAGCCACGATTTCGGCACACCGAGGAGCCGGTCGTGTTGGAGCGAGGCGATGAAACGTACGGCCCGCCCGCCGCCGCCGAGAAGAAGTCCCAGGGCTCCCCGTAGGACTGGAGACTCCCGTCGGTCCGCACGCGGATGTTGAAGCTCGTCACCCCGGCCCTCCTGCGGACCGCCATCTTAGCGGCGGGCCGTCGGCCGAATGCGCGAGCTACCGCTCGGGTGGGCCGGTAGGATAAACGCGGGTGGGCCGTCCGGCCCCCCTGCTTACGCCCCTCCGGGGCACCAAGGACCACCGTGGCGATGAAGCTGTACATCGGCAACCTGTCCTTCTCGACCGGGGAGGACGCCCTCCGGGACGCGCTCGCCCAGTTCGGCACCGTGTCCAGCGTCCAGCTCATCATGGACCGCGAGACGGGCCGGCCGCGGGGGTTCGCGTTCGCCGAAATGAGCGACGGCGGGGACGCGGCCATCCAGGGGCTGAACGGGCAGCAGATGGACGGACGGACGTTGACGGTCAACGAGGCTAAGCCGCGGGAGGGCGGGGGCGGCGGTGGCCGGGGCGGGTACGGTGGCGGTGGTGGTGGTGGTGGGGGCGGCTATGGCGGGGGTGGCGGTGGCCGAGGTGGGTACGGTGGTGGCGGGGGCGGTCGGTACTGACCGAGCCCGCAGTCGCCCGTCAGGCCACCCCCCGCCAGTCGTCGTCCCGCTTGACGTGCCGGCCGCACACGAGGGCGGTCCGGCTCGTGTAGAGCACCTGCCGGTGGTAGAGCCCGTGCTGGTGACCCCAGTGCGAGCACCACCGGCACCGCTCCTCGACGCCTGGGAGCGGGGTATAGTACGCTCCGTCGTCCCCCTCGAAGAAGTTCGGCGCGGGGGTTTCCGTCAGGTTCACCATCTTCATCCTGAAGTCACTCGTGGTGTCGGCCGCGGGCGAGCCGGCATTCTACGCGGGCGACTTCTTCAGCGTGGCGCCGCCGAACACCTTCACTTCCGCCCCACCCTTCCGCAGGGCGCCCGCGCCACCACCGCCCACCTGGGTACAAGCCGCGCCGGCACAATAACCCAGGTCTCAACCTCGTTGGTCGTCACGGCGGCGTTCCAGAGGGTGATGAAGTCGGCCTCCGGCAGCTGACCAGGGGGAAGAACAACGGGCCGTAGTGTCATCCGGCCTGAGGTGGGAGAGCGACCACCAATCGGTACGCCCTGGGCACGACGCGTGCACCCGAGCGGTACTCACCACGTCGATGCCGAGCCCCTCCTGCTGACGGTCCTGTCGGCCGTGACAGTCGAAGCAGCCCAGGCAACTCAGCCCGCGTTCTCCGGCTCGATGACGACCGCCACCGCCCGAACGTCCGGGTCCGGCAGTAGGTTCGTCGCTTCCACCCACACCCGCCGGTAGGACCCGCCCGCGTGCCGCAGACGGACGGTGCCGTCCACCCGCTCCCCGGGCTTGAGCAACAGGTCGGTCACCGCCTGGGCCACCCGCGGCCGGTCGTCCCGGTGGACCCACCCCCGGGCGTCCGTCCCGGCCACCGCCTCCTGCTGCCCCCCGACGAGCGACACCAGTGCCGGGCTGGCGTAACGGACGACGCCGTCCCCCCCGACCAGCGCCCGTCCTTCCCCGCCCCGGTCGAGAAACGCCCGGACCAGCCGCCGGGCGTCCCGGGCCTCGTCACCGGCCTGCCGCAGGTCGTCGATGTCGGTGCAAGCTCCGACCCACCGGACGACGGCCCCGGCGGCGTCCCGGACCGGCTCGACCCGGACCCGGAACCACCGGTACGCCGCGTCTGCCCCGCGGAGCCGTACGTCGTTGTCGTGCGCGGTGCCGTCCCGGACGGAGGCCGCCCAGCGGTCGAGCGTGCGGCCGATGTCGTCGGGGTGGACGACCCACCGCCAGTCCCACCCGAGAAGGTCGTCGGTCGGCAGGCCGGTGTACTCGGGGCACCGGGGGTTGAAGTACTCGATGGCCCCGTCGGTGTCGGCGACGAACGTCTGGAGGGGGTGGATTTCGAGGCCGCGGACGGGGA carries:
- a CDS encoding RNA recognition motif domain-containing protein translates to MAMKLYIGNLSFSTGEDALRDALAQFGTVSSVQLIMDRETGRPRGFAFAEMSDGGDAAIQGLNGQQMDGRTLTVNEAKPREGGGGGGRGGYGGGGGGGGGGYGGGGGGRGGYGGGGGGRY
- a CDS encoding PAS domain-containing protein; this translates as MPADPIPVRGLEIHPLQTFVADTDGAIEYFNPRCPEYTGLPTDDLLGWDWRWVVHPDDIGRTLDRWAASVRDGTAHDNDVRLRGADAAYRWFRVRVEPVRDAAGAVVRWVGACTDIDDLRQAGDEARDARRLVRAFLDRGGEGRALVGGDGVVRYASPALVSLVGGQQEAVAGTDARGWVHRDDRPRVAQAVTDLLLKPGERVDGTVRLRHAGGSYRRVWVEATNLLPDPDVRAVAVVIEPENAG